The Methanobrevibacter millerae genome segment GGAGTCCTGCATTTGCTGTCAACGACTACGCGAACCGGATTGTCTTCTGGATTTGCATCGATTTTGTGAACCGTAAGCCTAGGATCGTCTGCCATAACCGTTCCGATTCCGACCATTATCGCATCGACATTCTTTCTGAGCTCATGAACCCTTTTGAGGTCCTCTTCTCCGGAAATATTTGAACTGTTTTTTGCAGTGACTATCTTGCCGTCAAGTGTCATTGCAGCATTTAAAATAACGTATGGTTTCATTAAATCACCTTAAATATGATAGAACATCTCTTTAATCTGCAGGAAATTAGCCAATGTCTGATTGCCTATAACGCCAGGCATCATAAGGGCAACTATTATACCTAAAACGCCGAAAACCAAACCGATTCCCCAGATTATATGAACCGCCTGCTTTTCTGTAATCGGCTTTCTTATAACCAGTCTGATTAATGACTTGAAGCCCGTTTCGGGTCGTATGAGCTTTCCTTCATCATCGACTTGGGTAGGCTTGAACTGCTGGCGTTCCATGACTCCTGCGCTGTAGAACTTCATGGCAGCATCGATGATGTTAGGCATCAATACAATCAAAGCAATCAGTTTTACACGACCGATAAATGCTATGGAAACGATTGTTGCACCTATAATTAACGTACCTGTGTCACCGGGGAAAATCTTAGCCGGATACTTGTTATAATATAGAAATGCGATTAATGCGCCCAGCATACTCATGCTGATGATGGTTACGTCATATTTTCCAAGAATGATACATGAAATGGTAAGTGAAGCCATTGAGATAATACCTAAACCTGATTCGATACCGTTAAGCCCCGCAAGCATATTGGTCAGGTTTGATCCGATTGAAACGGCTATCGGAATTGAAATCAGATATAGTATGCCCACATTGGACGGAGCCGCCCAGATTAACGGAAGACCTGCCAAAAATAATAAAAACAATTTCTCTTTAGATGATAATACTAATAAATCATCGACAATACCGATAATTCCAACCAATAATATAACAATCAGCACTATACACAATGGAAATGCCAGGATATCGTGCATGTAAATGCCTGAAAACATTCCTATGGTGAAACCGAAAAGGATTCCGAATCCACCCATTTCAGCTACAATCGGCTTCCAGGATTTATGTAAGTCCTTACCTACAATATCAGCGTCTTCTAACTTCCTAATAATTCTAGGCATCGATAATCGAGTTACTAAAAAAGAAAATAACCCACAGATTATGGCTATTGCATATAACGGTAGTTGAGGTAATATCATCATAATAATCACTTGATATAGTATTTATTACTAGTTAAAAAAATAATTTGTGATTATTAATATTTCTGCTGGAATTTTGCATGCATTTTAATTGAAGACATGCTTAATAATAATGATACTTTTAAGAAATACTGTTGAAAATATTGATAGCATAATTAATATAAATGATCCTATAGGTTAATTTAATTATAATGAGTGAGGTTATCTACATCTAAAAATGAAAAAAGTGAGAAGTTAATTAAAACTTCTCTTAATTAATGCCTAGGTCGTTACGATTACGTTGTTGGACAGCGCAGCATCGCCATATCTGGTTGTAATGATGTATGCGCTAGGCATTAAGTTAATGTTCAATTTTGCAATACCGTTACTGTTCGTGGTTCTGTAATAGAAGACACCATTGATATTGAACTCGAGTTTCTGGTTAGCATAAGGATTACCCTGACCGTCAACCAGCTTGGCTTCAAACGGATTGGCTTCACCATAT includes the following:
- a CDS encoding MraY family glycosyltransferase, encoding MMILPQLPLYAIAIICGLFSFLVTRLSMPRIIRKLEDADIVGKDLHKSWKPIVAEMGGFGILFGFTIGMFSGIYMHDILAFPLCIVLIVILLVGIIGIVDDLLVLSSKEKLFLLFLAGLPLIWAAPSNVGILYLISIPIAVSIGSNLTNMLAGLNGIESGLGIISMASLTISCIILGKYDVTIISMSMLGALIAFLYYNKYPAKIFPGDTGTLIIGATIVSIAFIGRVKLIALIVLMPNIIDAAMKFYSAGVMERQQFKPTQVDDEGKLIRPETGFKSLIRLVIRKPITEKQAVHIIWGIGLVFGVLGIIVALMMPGVIGNQTLANFLQIKEMFYHI